One Lagenorhynchus albirostris chromosome 8, mLagAlb1.1, whole genome shotgun sequence genomic region harbors:
- the PRSS2 gene encoding trypsin-2 isoform X1, whose amino-acid sequence MNPLLIVAFVGAAVAFPTDDDDEIIGGYTCAAHSIPYQVSLNCGYHFCGGSLISDQWVVSAAHCYKSDVGKRPLLRFARNGRLQVRLGERNVDVLEDREQLVDAAKIVRHRSSSSWTLNSDILLIRLSSPAVIDARVPTLALPSACAPAGTQCLISGWGNTLSSGGDYPELLQCLDTPLLSQAECEASYPGQITDSMVCAGFLEGGSDSCQGDSGGPVACNGELQGIVSWGSGCAQKGKPGVYTKVCNYVDWIQQTIAANS is encoded by the exons ATGAATCCACTGCTGATCGTTGCCTTTGTGGGAGCTGCTG TTGCTTTTCCCACGGACGATGATGACGAGATCATAGGGGGCTACACCTGTGCAGCGCATTCCATCCCCTACCAGGTGTCCCTGAACTGTGGCTACCACTTCTGCGGGGGCTCCCTCATCAGTGACCAGTGGGTGGTGTCCGCGGCTCACTGCTACAAGTC GGATGTGGGCAAAAGGCCTTTACTGCGCTTCGCCCGCAATGGCCGCCTCCAGGTGAGGCTGGGAGAGCGCAACGTCGACGTCCTGGAGGACCGCGAGCAGCTCGTCGACGCGGCCAAGATCGTCCGCCACCGCAGCTCCAGCAGCTGGACTCTGAACAGTGACATCTTGCTGATCAGACTCTCCTCGCCTGCGGTCATCGATGCCCGGGTGCCCACCTTAGCTCTGCCCAGCGCCTGTGCGCCCGCTGGTACCCAGTGCCTCATCTCCGGCTGGGGCAACACCCTGAGCTCTGGAGGTG ACTACCCCGAGCTGCTGCAGTGCCTGGACACTCCACTGCTGAGTCAGGCCGAGTGTGAAGCCTCGTACCCTGGACAGATCACTGACAGCATGGTCTGCGCCGGCTTCCTCGAGGGAGGCAGTGATTCGTGCCAG GGTGACTCTGGCGGCCCTGTGGCCTGCAACGGAGAGCTCCAGGGCATTGTTTCCTGGGGCTCTGGCTGTGCCCAGAAGGGCAAGCCTGGGGTCTACACCAAGGTCTGCAACTATGTGGACTGGATTCAGCAGACCATTGCTGCCAACAGCTAA
- the PRSS2 gene encoding trypsin-2 isoform X2 produces MNPLLIVAFVGAAVAFPTDDDDEIIGGYTCAAHSIPYQVSLNCGYHFCGGSLISDQWVVSAAHCYKSPLLRFARNGRLQVRLGERNVDVLEDREQLVDAAKIVRHRSSSSWTLNSDILLIRLSSPAVIDARVPTLALPSACAPAGTQCLISGWGNTLSSGGDYPELLQCLDTPLLSQAECEASYPGQITDSMVCAGFLEGGSDSCQGDSGGPVACNGELQGIVSWGSGCAQKGKPGVYTKVCNYVDWIQQTIAANS; encoded by the exons ATGAATCCACTGCTGATCGTTGCCTTTGTGGGAGCTGCTG TTGCTTTTCCCACGGACGATGATGACGAGATCATAGGGGGCTACACCTGTGCAGCGCATTCCATCCCCTACCAGGTGTCCCTGAACTGTGGCTACCACTTCTGCGGGGGCTCCCTCATCAGTGACCAGTGGGTGGTGTCCGCGGCTCACTGCTACAAGTC GCCTTTACTGCGCTTCGCCCGCAATGGCCGCCTCCAGGTGAGGCTGGGAGAGCGCAACGTCGACGTCCTGGAGGACCGCGAGCAGCTCGTCGACGCGGCCAAGATCGTCCGCCACCGCAGCTCCAGCAGCTGGACTCTGAACAGTGACATCTTGCTGATCAGACTCTCCTCGCCTGCGGTCATCGATGCCCGGGTGCCCACCTTAGCTCTGCCCAGCGCCTGTGCGCCCGCTGGTACCCAGTGCCTCATCTCCGGCTGGGGCAACACCCTGAGCTCTGGAGGTG ACTACCCCGAGCTGCTGCAGTGCCTGGACACTCCACTGCTGAGTCAGGCCGAGTGTGAAGCCTCGTACCCTGGACAGATCACTGACAGCATGGTCTGCGCCGGCTTCCTCGAGGGAGGCAGTGATTCGTGCCAG GGTGACTCTGGCGGCCCTGTGGCCTGCAACGGAGAGCTCCAGGGCATTGTTTCCTGGGGCTCTGGCTGTGCCCAGAAGGGCAAGCCTGGGGTCTACACCAAGGTCTGCAACTATGTGGACTGGATTCAGCAGACCATTGCTGCCAACAGCTAA